A region of Gemmatimonadaceae bacterium DNA encodes the following proteins:
- a CDS encoding M23 family metallopeptidase, with protein sequence MLRMHFTSISRLGLIALGFFGSSVRAQARSESSQAASVADDVTFRVTPQRPDLGSLVLLSFRRSNPRSDSIQSVTGWMAGEPLHFHIDSSGTERAFGAVPLEASDSVVARVILHLTSGAADTLRTVIAVPHHMAPNGVRAARARHLQVSKVFTAKPDSLTEARIERDNARARAVGRSAHATPELWTEPFMRPRASRITSAFGSGRLFNGRLTSSHGGVDFAGQPGDPVRAANRGVVALVDNFFLAGNVVYVNHGGGIVTGYFHLTQATVAVGDTVERGQEIGVVGATGRVTGPHLHWSARYGEHTVDPMGLIELTRVVASKAGRTDRPR encoded by the coding sequence ATGCTGCGAATGCATTTCACTTCGATCTCTCGCCTCGGGCTCATCGCCCTCGGCTTCTTCGGAAGCTCCGTTCGCGCGCAAGCGCGATCGGAATCCTCGCAAGCCGCCTCGGTCGCCGATGACGTGACATTCCGCGTCACGCCGCAGCGACCAGATCTCGGCTCGCTCGTACTCCTTTCCTTTAGACGCTCGAACCCCAGAAGCGATTCTATCCAGTCGGTAACAGGATGGATGGCCGGGGAGCCCTTGCACTTCCATATAGACAGCTCGGGCACCGAGCGTGCCTTCGGCGCCGTTCCGCTCGAAGCGTCGGACAGTGTTGTTGCACGTGTCATCCTTCACCTGACATCCGGTGCCGCCGACACGTTGAGAACGGTCATCGCGGTACCCCATCACATGGCGCCGAATGGGGTCCGAGCGGCTCGGGCTCGTCACCTACAGGTGTCGAAGGTGTTCACCGCGAAGCCGGATTCGCTCACGGAAGCGCGGATCGAACGGGATAACGCGAGGGCGCGCGCCGTGGGGCGCAGTGCGCATGCAACGCCGGAATTGTGGACGGAGCCATTCATGCGGCCGCGCGCATCGCGGATAACGAGTGCGTTCGGCTCCGGCCGCTTGTTCAACGGACGGCTGACGAGCAGTCACGGGGGTGTGGACTTCGCGGGCCAGCCGGGCGATCCCGTACGGGCGGCGAACCGTGGCGTCGTCGCGCTCGTCGACAATTTCTTTCTCGCCGGCAACGTCGTGTACGTGAATCACGGTGGCGGAATCGTCACCGGATATTTTCACCTGACGCAAGCGACGGTCGCGGTGGGCGACACCGTGGAGCGCGGTCAGGAGATCGGTGTCGTGGGCGCGACCGGACGCGTGACCGGCCCACATTTGCACTGGAGCGCGCGATACGGCGAGCACACCGTCGACCCGATGGGTCTCATCGAGCTGACGCGAGTCGTCGCCTCGAAAGCTGGCCGAACAGATCGACCGCGCTGA
- a CDS encoding SusC/RagA family TonB-linked outer membrane protein, translated as MTSHLRGVLASMALAALLPAIAGAQQGTTITGRVTSETDVPLQGASVSVPSLSVGSYTNADGRYTFIVSAGRTGQTVTVVARRIGYQPRTIQLTLAAGANTQDFKLAVAPTQLTGVVVTALGIEMEKKALGVSQQTIDSTALTQNVRTTNLIASLSGKIAGINVTSASTEGGSSRVVIRGATSIGGNNQPLFIVDGIPIDNSNFASSTEQRGYGGFDMGNTAQDLNPDDIATISVLKGPNAAALYGARAANGAIVITTKSGRGAGGFNVAASTNMTYDSPLKLPQYQNTWGQGFQGDICDTWNKGQSHFEKGAVPANFDYATCGFSYVDGNYTGVNDGVDESWGPRLDGTPRSQFSYTTPMGAEVRPWVAHPNNVSSFFQNGKTITTNASAQGSNDRANFRLSLTRQDVDGMVPNNVLARTTAALNAGARISEKLSADANIQYIQNQGNNRPGTGYDESNPMMDFVWFGRQVDMAALKHDYVDPNGDQISWNYSYHNSPWWTQNMNHNRDQRDRIMGVASATYRFTPWLRATGRTGTDFYRNFNTYQFAAGWIGGGFDGDYSKGGFQEATRFSQETNSDILVTATRNLFSDLGLTVNLGGNRRVNNYRANGFGTDQLVIPGIYNIGNSAKQVSPTETQTQKQINSLYGQAEFAYHDWAFVNVTGRNDWSSTLPKGANSYFYPSVSGSYIFTQALPFLSLGGKLNYGKVRGGWSRVGNDADPYQLAVTYSALSQFGSISRFTTPDALLNPILKPENTEAWEAGTEMQWLDNRVGLDFTYYTKRTSNQILSAEVSKASGYNTALVNAGVISNRGTEAQLTVAPIRSDRPGGFGWDVTVNYGRNRSRVDALYGNLQTVALGPTHWSLSVEARKGYPYGAMFGVGFQRDPATGELLLNNGLPQAEPSSQKRVLGTYTPDWTGGIDNTFHYRGIDFGFLIDTRVGGNIYSTGNMWGNYAGILKSTEFRPDTGLLIKGIDQATGQANTVHVRAEEYYHSLYPIQEPWIYKANFVKLREARVAFQLPQRLLGRTRLQNARFSLIGRNLALWGTKVPNIDPETAFSSTNLQGIEMGQMPTARSIGFQLAVTP; from the coding sequence ATGACGAGTCACCTCAGAGGTGTCCTTGCCAGCATGGCGCTCGCCGCGCTCTTGCCCGCGATCGCGGGAGCTCAGCAAGGCACGACAATCACGGGACGCGTAACGAGTGAGACCGACGTACCGCTCCAGGGAGCGAGTGTCAGTGTTCCCTCACTCAGCGTGGGGTCCTACACGAATGCCGACGGTCGTTACACGTTTATCGTGTCGGCCGGACGCACGGGACAGACGGTGACCGTCGTCGCGCGCCGCATCGGCTACCAGCCGCGCACCATCCAGCTCACGCTCGCCGCCGGCGCGAACACTCAGGATTTCAAGCTTGCGGTGGCACCGACGCAACTCACTGGCGTCGTCGTAACGGCGCTCGGCATCGAGATGGAGAAGAAGGCGCTCGGCGTCTCGCAACAGACGATCGATTCGACGGCGCTGACGCAGAACGTCCGGACGACGAATCTCATCGCCTCGCTTTCCGGCAAGATCGCCGGCATCAACGTGACGAGCGCGTCGACGGAGGGCGGTTCCTCGCGGGTCGTGATTCGCGGTGCGACGTCGATCGGCGGCAACAATCAGCCGCTCTTCATCGTCGACGGCATTCCGATCGACAACTCGAACTTCGCGTCTAGCACGGAGCAGCGCGGCTACGGCGGCTTCGACATGGGCAACACGGCCCAGGACCTGAACCCCGACGACATCGCGACGATTTCGGTTCTCAAGGGGCCCAACGCGGCGGCGCTGTATGGCGCGCGCGCGGCGAACGGCGCCATTGTCATAACAACGAAGAGTGGCCGTGGCGCGGGCGGCTTCAACGTCGCCGCGAGCACGAACATGACCTACGACAGTCCCCTCAAGCTGCCCCAGTATCAGAACACGTGGGGTCAGGGCTTCCAGGGCGACATCTGCGACACCTGGAACAAAGGACAGAGCCACTTCGAGAAGGGTGCCGTGCCGGCGAACTTCGACTACGCTACGTGTGGGTTCTCGTATGTCGATGGCAACTACACCGGCGTCAACGACGGTGTCGACGAGAGCTGGGGACCACGGCTCGACGGCACGCCGCGCTCGCAGTTCAGCTACACGACGCCGATGGGGGCCGAGGTGCGGCCCTGGGTTGCGCATCCGAACAACGTCTCGAGCTTCTTCCAGAACGGGAAGACGATCACGACGAACGCGTCGGCGCAGGGATCGAACGACCGCGCGAACTTCCGCCTGTCGCTCACGCGGCAGGACGTCGACGGCATGGTACCGAACAATGTGCTGGCGCGGACAACGGCGGCCCTTAACGCGGGTGCGCGCATCTCGGAGAAGCTCAGCGCCGACGCCAACATTCAGTACATCCAAAACCAGGGCAACAATCGCCCGGGCACCGGCTACGACGAATCCAACCCGATGATGGATTTCGTCTGGTTCGGCCGGCAGGTCGACATGGCGGCCTTGAAGCACGACTACGTCGACCCCAATGGCGATCAGATCAGCTGGAACTACAGCTACCACAACAGCCCGTGGTGGACGCAGAACATGAACCACAACCGTGACCAGCGCGACCGCATCATGGGAGTCGCGTCGGCTACGTACCGGTTCACGCCCTGGTTGCGAGCGACGGGTCGCACGGGAACGGACTTCTACCGGAATTTCAATACTTATCAATTCGCCGCGGGCTGGATCGGCGGTGGCTTCGATGGCGATTACTCGAAGGGTGGCTTCCAGGAAGCGACGCGCTTCTCGCAAGAGACGAACTCGGATATCCTCGTCACCGCGACGCGCAACCTGTTCAGCGATCTCGGACTGACGGTGAACCTGGGTGGCAATCGCCGCGTCAACAACTACCGCGCCAATGGCTTCGGCACGGACCAGCTGGTGATCCCGGGAATTTATAACATTGGCAACTCGGCAAAGCAGGTGAGCCCGACCGAGACGCAGACGCAGAAGCAGATCAACTCGCTGTACGGCCAGGCGGAGTTTGCGTATCACGATTGGGCATTCGTGAACGTCACCGGGCGTAACGACTGGAGCTCGACCCTGCCGAAGGGAGCAAACTCGTACTTCTATCCCTCGGTGTCGGGTAGCTACATCTTCACCCAGGCGCTGCCCTTCCTCAGCCTCGGTGGCAAGCTGAATTACGGAAAGGTCCGCGGCGGCTGGTCGCGTGTCGGCAACGACGCGGATCCATACCAGCTCGCCGTCACCTACTCCGCGCTCTCGCAATTCGGCAGCATCTCGCGCTTCACGACGCCTGACGCGTTGTTGAATCCGATCCTCAAGCCCGAGAATACGGAAGCGTGGGAAGCGGGCACGGAGATGCAGTGGCTCGACAATCGGGTCGGGTTGGACTTCACCTACTACACCAAACGGACCTCGAACCAGATCTTGAGCGCCGAGGTCTCGAAGGCATCGGGGTACAACACGGCGCTCGTCAACGCGGGCGTGATTTCGAATCGTGGCACCGAGGCGCAGCTGACCGTCGCCCCGATCCGTTCGGACAGGCCCGGTGGATTCGGCTGGGACGTGACAGTGAACTATGGCCGCAACAGGAGCCGCGTCGATGCGTTGTATGGCAACCTGCAGACCGTCGCCCTCGGACCGACGCACTGGTCGCTCTCCGTCGAGGCACGCAAGGGCTACCCATACGGCGCGATGTTCGGCGTTGGGTTCCAGCGTGACCCGGCGACTGGTGAGCTGTTGCTCAATAACGGACTCCCGCAAGCGGAGCCATCGAGCCAGAAGCGCGTGCTCGGCACCTACACGCCGGATTGGACGGGCGGCATCGACAACACGTTCCACTACCGTGGCATCGATTTCGGCTTCCTGATCGATACGCGAGTCGGCGGCAACATCTACAGCACCGGCAACATGTGGGGCAACTACGCCGGCATATTGAAGAGCACGGAGTTCCGCCCCGATACAGGTTTGCTCATCAAGGGAATCGACCAAGCGACGGGTCAGGCGAACACGGTGCATGTGCGGGCAGAGGAGTACTACCACTCCTTGTATCCGATCCAGGAGCCGTGGATCTACAAGGCGAACTTCGTGAAG
- a CDS encoding YetF domain-containing protein: MSTIWTDLLHPGVPVIEKVIRTIVVYVFLLVGLRLAGKRELTQLNPFDLVVLLLLSNTVQNAIIGEDNSLAGGILGAAILLALNGVLVRLLFRWGKLDAIEGRPDILIRDGHVVRKHLERELITLAELESAARRQGLESLAHVKHCRLETGGALTFIAKHPTDDERRHHDLTLHLERLEEIQRSLKEQVDALGRKIEGTANRS, from the coding sequence GTGAGCACAATCTGGACAGATCTGCTTCACCCAGGCGTGCCCGTCATCGAGAAGGTCATTCGCACGATCGTCGTGTATGTCTTTCTTCTCGTGGGCCTCCGCCTGGCCGGAAAGAGAGAACTCACTCAACTGAATCCCTTCGATCTGGTGGTGCTACTGCTCCTCTCGAACACCGTTCAGAATGCCATCATCGGTGAAGACAACTCACTCGCTGGTGGCATCCTCGGCGCGGCGATACTGCTGGCGCTGAATGGGGTTCTGGTTCGCCTGCTCTTTCGGTGGGGGAAGCTCGACGCGATCGAGGGAAGACCGGACATCCTGATCCGCGACGGTCACGTCGTCCGCAAGCATCTCGAGCGTGAGCTGATCACACTCGCGGAGCTCGAATCGGCCGCCCGCCGGCAGGGACTGGAGTCCCTCGCCCACGTCAAGCATTGCCGGCTCGAGACGGGCGGCGCACTCACCTTCATCGCGAAGCATCCCACCGACGACGAGCGCCGTCACCACGATCTGACGTTGCACCTCGAGCGACTCGAGGAAATTCAGCGTTCGCTCAAGGAGCAGGTGGACGCGCTGGGCCGGAAGATCGAAGGAACCGCAAACCGAAGCTGA